From Methanobrevibacter millerae, the proteins below share one genomic window:
- a CDS encoding metallophosphoesterase has translation MESEKPQGMRIRQGFQTFMTQARGDTTFKEKLFDLINVDVKLDKITPTFHNYKIINLTDIHIGQWVSPDYLDGIVDYVNSLNPDIITLTGDYVSYILEGYEDALLDSFKKLEAKDGKVAVLGNHDHWNDASKIREILKESDIIDLSNDVYTVEKNGELLNFSGVDSCTVGMDDIDKVLEKLPEEGISILLAHEPDFAETSSKTGKFDLQISGHSHGGQLVIPLVKTTPFRFSYSIRYPVGAYKVRDMIQYTSKGLGTNSFWLRINCKPEITLFTLKTKQRREIRIE, from the coding sequence TTGGAAAGTGAAAAACCACAGGGAATGAGAATCCGGCAGGGATTCCAGACATTCATGACACAGGCAAGGGGAGACACTACATTTAAGGAAAAATTATTCGATTTGATTAATGTAGATGTCAAACTCGACAAGATAACTCCCACATTCCATAATTACAAAATAATTAACTTGACTGACATACACATAGGCCAATGGGTCAGCCCGGATTATCTGGACGGCATTGTGGACTATGTCAACAGCTTGAATCCGGATATTATCACTTTAACTGGAGATTATGTTTCATATATTCTGGAAGGCTATGAGGATGCCCTTCTGGACTCCTTTAAAAAACTTGAAGCAAAAGACGGAAAGGTTGCAGTCCTGGGAAATCATGACCACTGGAACGACGCTTCAAAAATCCGTGAAATCCTTAAGGAATCAGACATCATTGATTTGAGCAATGACGTATACACTGTCGAGAAAAATGGAGAGTTACTTAACTTTTCAGGCGTTGACAGCTGTACGGTAGGCATGGATGACATTGACAAGGTTCTTGAAAAACTGCCTGAAGAGGGAATCAGCATATTGCTTGCCCACGAACCGGACTTTGCGGAAACTTCATCAAAGACCGGAAAGTTCGACCTTCAGATTTCAGGCCATTCACATGGAGGCCAGCTGGTAATACCCCTCGTCAAGACAACTCCTTTCAGATTCTCCTATTCCATAAGATATCCTGTAGGAGCATATAAGGTCAGAGACATGATTCAGTATACAAGCAAAGGACTTGGTACGAACTCATTTTGGCTTAGAATTAATTGTAAGCCTGAAATTACATTGTTTACTCTTAAAACTAAGCAAAGAAGAGAAATAAGAATAGAATAG
- a CDS encoding ImmA/IrrE family metallo-endopeptidase, with protein MINSDITFKAEMLRKSWDINNSSPLNILQSAIGNIDNLTILWFPMLDELSGCCSKTEDDNIICINSKHSKGRQNFTLAHELYHLLYEDTKDSFVCNINSSDESEKNANKFAECLLIPNMGLYEYIKQNEISEWSLNDIIKCEQYFQISHTAMLCKLRRESLISYDDYLRYKTGVKLAALNLGYDLSLYEPTNENYALGRIIPLSGMAYDNNMITGGKYDEILLNIFRGDMVYNTLKEDDDIV; from the coding sequence ATGATTAATTCAGATATAACTTTTAAAGCAGAAATGCTAAGAAAATCTTGGGACATTAATAATTCAAGTCCCTTGAATATTTTACAAAGTGCCATTGGAAACATTGATAATCTAACAATATTATGGTTTCCAATGCTTGATGAGTTAAGTGGATGTTGCAGCAAAACAGAAGATGATAATATTATTTGCATTAACTCCAAACATTCAAAAGGGAGACAAAACTTCACTCTTGCTCATGAGTTATATCATTTATTATATGAAGATACAAAAGACTCATTTGTTTGCAATATTAACTCATCCGACGAAAGTGAAAAAAATGCAAATAAATTTGCAGAATGCCTTTTAATTCCAAATATGGGATTATATGAATATATTAAACAAAATGAAATTAGTGAATGGAGTTTAAATGATATTATCAAATGTGAACAATATTTTCAAATCAGCCACACTGCAATGTTATGTAAACTCCGACGAGAATCTTTGATTTCATATGATGATTATTTAAGATATAAAACCGGAGTTAAATTAGCTGCATTGAATTTAGGATATGATTTAAGTTTATATGAGCCTACTAATGAAAATTATGCATTAGGAAGGATAATCCCATTATCTGGCATGGCCTATGATAATAATATGATTACCGGAGGCAAATATGACGAAATATTACTAAACATTTTTAGGGGTGATATGGTTTATAACACCCTTAAGGAGGATGATGATATTGTTTGA
- a CDS encoding SLC13 family permease, which translates to MIDKTRNFFKKEIVFSISLILAVMSCFFARPSIDYINWDTIILLLVIMVIVEILKNLAVFEIMVRKLLTKIGNTRGLVLVLVFTCFLSSIFITNDVSLIIFVPFSILALKKVERTDLTIITVSLQTIAANVGCMVLPIGAPHNIVMYTVSKIPFQSFFLLLLPYIIVSVIFISAILLFIPKDRIVLPEMKRIEINKDNFLKRVFMGVDYYLLLTFIALFILIGNLESIPFFNSLFTKWISGNEVIWGILASQVISNVPAAMLLSGFSTNYEAIIIGINIGGFGTLIASMANLISYKILVREYDEFKIRYLVIFTVLNVILLVILLGVNVLV; encoded by the coding sequence ATGATTGATAAAACCCGCAACTTTTTCAAAAAAGAGATAGTATTTTCCATATCATTAATATTGGCTGTCATGTCCTGCTTTTTTGCAAGGCCGAGCATTGACTACATTAATTGGGACACAATCATACTCCTTCTTGTGATAATGGTCATCGTTGAAATCCTTAAAAACCTTGCCGTTTTTGAGATAATGGTTCGAAAGCTATTGACTAAAATAGGAAATACTCGAGGACTTGTCCTGGTTCTTGTTTTCACATGTTTTTTAAGCTCAATATTCATAACCAATGATGTTTCATTAATCATTTTCGTACCCTTTTCCATATTGGCCTTAAAAAAGGTCGAGAGGACCGATTTGACTATCATTACCGTATCGCTGCAGACCATTGCCGCCAATGTGGGATGTATGGTGCTTCCAATCGGCGCTCCCCACAATATAGTAATGTATACGGTTTCAAAGATTCCTTTCCAGTCATTTTTCCTATTATTGCTGCCTTACATTATCGTATCAGTGATATTTATCTCAGCAATATTGCTTTTTATACCGAAAGACCGTATTGTCCTTCCTGAAATGAAAAGAATAGAAATAAATAAGGACAATTTCCTAAAACGGGTATTTATGGGTGTTGACTATTACCTGCTTTTGACTTTCATCGCGCTTTTTATCCTTATCGGAAACCTGGAAAGCATTCCGTTTTTCAATTCGCTCTTTACAAAATGGATTTCAGGAAATGAGGTAATCTGGGGAATACTCGCCTCTCAAGTCATTTCCAACGTTCCTGCGGCAATGCTTTTAAGCGGCTTCAGCACTAATTACGAAGCAATTATCATCGGAATTAACATCGGAGGATTCGGTACGCTAATTGCATCCATGGCAAATCTTATTTCCTATAAGATTCTTGTACGTGAATACGATGAGTTTAAAATAAGATATCTGGTGATATTCACTGTTTTAAATGTTATATTGCTGGTGATTCTTTTGGGTGTTAATGTTTTGGTTTAA
- a CDS encoding cobalt-precorrin-7 (C(5))-methyltransferase yields the protein MEGKIFIVGIGPGAEEYLTLKAVETVKDSDYTVGSTRAIDLFADVKNTIAFNVKDLVDKLEEGVDLAVSGNSVSILSTGDPGFSGVLNSVLRISTEKGFPHENIEVIPGISSLQLAAARNHIQWDSANVMTFHGRENIEDILEVIDNGKITIALPSRKVKDMAQFLLDNGVSEDRPVTVCERLSYPDERIVATTLKNIASSEFTYMCIMIIGPKNCP from the coding sequence ATGGAAGGAAAAATATTTATCGTTGGAATCGGACCCGGAGCAGAGGAATACCTGACTTTAAAGGCTGTAGAAACAGTTAAAGACAGCGACTATACCGTTGGAAGTACAAGAGCAATTGATCTCTTTGCAGACGTTAAAAATACCATCGCCTTTAACGTTAAAGACTTAGTTGACAAGCTTGAGGAAGGTGTTGACCTGGCGGTTTCAGGAAACAGCGTTTCCATATTGTCTACAGGAGACCCTGGCTTTTCAGGCGTTTTAAATAGCGTCTTGAGGATTTCAACCGAAAAGGGATTTCCACATGAAAACATTGAAGTCATACCGGGAATAAGTTCCCTTCAGCTTGCCGCCGCAAGAAATCATATCCAGTGGGACAGCGCAAACGTAATGACTTTTCATGGCCGGGAAAACATTGAGGACATTCTGGAAGTCATCGATAACGGAAAAATCACCATTGCGCTTCCTTCAAGAAAAGTCAAGGATATGGCACAGTTCTTGCTTGACAACGGCGTTAGTGAAGACCGCCCCGTTACGGTTTGCGAGAGACTTTCATATCCGGACGAAAGAATTGTCGCCACCACTTTAAAAAATATTGCCTCCAGCGAATTTACCTATATGTGTATTATGATAATAGGTCCTAAGAATTGTCCTTAA
- a CDS encoding DUF6434 domain-containing protein, with protein MPRPSLTKELGPEEFGQYYFLKEELKDFCRSEGLKVSGSKGDLEKRIVHYLETGEELTESVKAKSPVNLSEITLDSRLGENFRCSEDKREFFEREIGESFKFKVKFQKWLKSNPDRTYRDAIEAYWEIINSNEKTSIDKQFQYNQYIRDFFEDNDDKSLDDAIKCWKYKKGLKGHNRYEKSDLTVLKGD; from the coding sequence ATGCCAAGACCTTCATTAACGAAAGAATTAGGCCCTGAAGAATTCGGGCAGTACTATTTTTTAAAGGAGGAACTGAAGGATTTCTGTCGAAGCGAAGGCCTTAAGGTAAGCGGAAGCAAGGGGGATTTGGAAAAGAGAATTGTTCATTATCTTGAAACCGGCGAGGAATTAACTGAATCGGTTAAGGCAAAATCACCTGTTAACTTGTCTGAAATTACTCTGGATTCAAGATTGGGTGAAAACTTCAGATGCAGCGAAGATAAAAGGGAATTCTTTGAAAGAGAAATCGGTGAAAGCTTCAAGTTCAAGGTAAAGTTTCAGAAATGGCTGAAGTCAAACCCCGACAGGACATATCGCGATGCGATTGAAGCTTACTGGGAAATCATCAATTCAAATGAGAAAACGAGTATTGATAAGCAGTTCCAATATAATCAATATATCAGGGATTTCTTTGAGGATAATGATGATAAATCATTGGATGACGCAATAAAATGCTGGAAATATAAAAAAGGCCTTAAAGGCCATAACAGATATGAAAAAAGCGATTTAACTGTTTTAAAAGGTGATTAA
- a CDS encoding TIGR04076 family protein, translating into MKKVRITVMKKARYDDLIEEYENPLEHECDVELGDVFIANGWQKPEGFCDSAWESLSAFVLALANGAEDFYDGWMKNKKSAMISCNDGFRPVSFLLETMDEDAD; encoded by the coding sequence ATGAAAAAAGTCAGGATTACTGTAATGAAAAAGGCAAGATATGACGATTTGATTGAAGAGTACGAAAATCCTTTGGAGCATGAGTGTGACGTCGAGCTTGGAGACGTTTTCATAGCAAACGGATGGCAAAAACCTGAAGGTTTCTGCGACAGCGCATGGGAAAGCCTCTCTGCTTTCGTTCTTGCTTTGGCCAACGGCGCTGAAGACTTCTATGACGGCTGGATGAAAAACAAAAAGTCCGCAATGATATCCTGCAATGACGGCTTTCGTCCGGTCAGCTTTCTTCTTGAAACGATGGACGAGGATGCTGATTAA
- a CDS encoding redox-regulated ATPase YchF → MLQIAVTGKPNVGKSSFFNSATSSTVEMANYPFTTIDANNAVAHVIKDCPCKELGVTCNPRNSICIDGKRLLPIELIDVAGLVPGAHEGKGLGNKFLDDLMQAKVFIHVIDASGSTDIEGQPVEMGSHDPLEDIEFLEEEIVMWMYGILSRNWVRLVRKVGAEHLDISKVLFDQLSGTGITIEDIIEAKRNIEPDYNKWEEEDLIELTRNVLKIAKPMMIVANKADLPTSEENIKRIKEKYPNVIPASAESEIALVRANEAGLISYLPGDDHFDILREDELSENQLKALDYIKTNILDKYGSTGIQDALNYGIFELLENIVVYPVQDEHKYTDQKGNVLPDGILVKKGSNPRQLAYLVHTDIGDKFMHAVDARSNMRIASDYELKDGDIISIVTRQ, encoded by the coding sequence ATGCTTCAAATTGCAGTTACAGGAAAACCAAATGTAGGAAAATCATCTTTTTTCAATTCAGCGACTTCTTCAACTGTAGAAATGGCGAATTATCCGTTCACGACGATTGACGCCAATAATGCAGTTGCTCATGTTATTAAGGATTGCCCGTGTAAAGAATTGGGTGTTACCTGCAATCCGAGAAATTCAATCTGCATTGATGGAAAAAGATTGCTTCCTATTGAATTGATAGATGTTGCAGGATTAGTTCCTGGAGCACACGAAGGAAAAGGATTAGGAAATAAGTTTTTAGACGATTTAATGCAAGCTAAAGTTTTTATTCATGTTATTGACGCTTCCGGATCAACGGATATTGAAGGCCAGCCGGTTGAAATGGGAAGCCATGACCCGCTCGAAGACATCGAATTTCTTGAAGAGGAAATCGTGATGTGGATGTATGGAATCCTTTCAAGAAACTGGGTCAGGCTTGTCCGCAAGGTCGGAGCCGAGCATCTTGACATTTCAAAAGTACTGTTTGACCAGCTGTCAGGTACCGGAATTACAATCGAGGATATTATAGAAGCCAAAAGAAATATCGAACCTGACTACAACAAGTGGGAAGAGGAAGATCTTATTGAGCTGACCAGAAATGTCCTGAAAATAGCCAAGCCGATGATGATAGTAGCCAACAAGGCCGATTTGCCGACTTCTGAAGAAAACATTAAAAGGATTAAGGAAAAGTATCCAAACGTTATTCCTGCTTCAGCCGAATCCGAAATCGCTCTGGTAAGGGCAAACGAAGCCGGTCTAATCAGCTATCTTCCTGGTGACGATCATTTTGACATCTTAAGGGAAGACGAACTGTCTGAAAATCAGCTCAAGGCTCTTGACTACATCAAAACCAACATTCTTGATAAGTATGGAAGCACAGGCATTCAGGATGCCCTAAACTACGGCATTTTCGAGCTTCTTGAAAACATTGTCGTTTATCCGGTACAGGATGAACACAAATACACTGACCAGAAGGGCAACGTCCTGCCTGACGGTATTTTAGTCAAGAAAGGTTCAAATCCTCGCCAATTGGCTTATCTTGTTCACACCGATATCGGCGACAAGTTCATGCACGCTGTCGACGCAAGAAGCAACATGAGAATAGCCAGCGATTATGAACTGAAGGATGGAGACATTATAAGTATTGTTACACGCCAATAA
- a CDS encoding phage holin family protein, whose amino-acid sequence MNITNAIKSIIILLLLVIANVSVVIATSYICGNFTLGPWYNAVIITVGVGIANMIIWPIVPRYLTKFVTFTFGFGALIVNSIIFYGVTYFIPGVSVGAYEAFVVPLTMAIATTFVSNIANIDYFDSYTKTIANYVKNDETEYNIRYPGLIILEIDGLSIDILKEAIDRELMPTLKKWIENGTHTIMEWETDLSSQTGASQAGILHGNNKNIVAYRWVEKESDNEILISGKLAHAPIIEKRISDGNGLLCDNGISITNMFSGDSPHTVITSSKFEIYTKIFDKSLDVAFLEAYSFQRVIVLFIWEIFVEIKCQIMRRIRNVKPRLRINVVYATIRAGANVFLREIATETLIGNIVKGEINSAYASYVGYDEVAHHSGVKDSDVWNVLKKIDLQFKRIEKAEKTSKRPYKFVVLSDHGQSNGATFKQRYGLTLGDYVRRLLPDDMMVYNESKYISDHFRDAFIPENKQIGTLIDKVDDIKHTDFFSSQIDSVKEKRPDFINIERLEEYREKYPDSLEYIKKHESKEETTKKAKDSELIVLGSGNLGLIYLTQWKRRLSYEEMVTLFPDLIPGLVRHPGIGFILVKSYTNGPMAIGPNGIYYLRTNKIIGENPLKDFGENAAMHLKRHDTFNNMPDILVNSFYDAESDEVCAFEELIGSHGGLGGSQTRPFIMYPSEWQDPGELIGAKSIYDFLKREMDELKNA is encoded by the coding sequence ATGAACATCACTAATGCCATAAAATCGATTATAATATTATTGCTGCTTGTAATAGCGAACGTTTCAGTAGTGATAGCTACATCCTACATCTGCGGGAATTTCACTCTGGGACCGTGGTATAATGCCGTCATCATAACAGTTGGAGTCGGAATCGCAAACATGATAATCTGGCCAATCGTTCCGAGATATCTGACGAAATTCGTGACCTTTACCTTTGGATTCGGAGCACTCATTGTCAATTCAATAATTTTCTACGGCGTTACCTACTTCATTCCTGGCGTTAGCGTTGGGGCATATGAGGCCTTTGTGGTTCCTCTGACAATGGCAATCGCAACAACATTCGTTTCAAACATTGCAAACATCGATTACTTTGATTCATATACAAAGACAATCGCAAACTATGTCAAAAATGACGAAACGGAATACAATATAAGATATCCTGGTCTGATAATCCTTGAAATAGACGGCCTTTCAATAGACATCCTGAAGGAAGCCATTGACCGGGAACTGATGCCGACGCTCAAGAAATGGATTGAAAATGGCACCCACACAATAATGGAATGGGAAACCGACCTTTCATCCCAGACCGGCGCAAGCCAGGCGGGAATACTTCACGGAAACAACAAAAACATCGTTGCCTACAGGTGGGTTGAAAAGGAAAGCGACAACGAAATCCTGATTTCAGGCAAGCTGGCTCACGCTCCGATAATCGAAAAGAGAATATCCGACGGCAATGGGCTTTTATGCGACAACGGAATCAGCATAACCAACATGTTTTCAGGAGACAGTCCTCATACCGTCATAACCTCATCAAAATTCGAAATCTATACGAAAATCTTTGACAAATCATTGGACGTGGCATTTCTTGAAGCATATTCATTCCAGAGAGTGATTGTACTTTTCATTTGGGAGATTTTTGTTGAAATAAAGTGCCAGATAATGCGCAGGATAAGAAATGTCAAACCGAGGCTTAGGATAAACGTCGTATATGCAACAATCAGGGCGGGAGCCAACGTGTTTTTAAGGGAAATAGCTACTGAGACACTGATTGGAAATATCGTGAAAGGAGAAATCAACAGTGCCTATGCAAGCTACGTTGGCTATGACGAGGTTGCGCACCATTCAGGCGTGAAGGACAGCGATGTGTGGAACGTGTTAAAGAAAATCGATTTGCAGTTCAAAAGGATTGAAAAAGCCGAAAAAACAAGCAAAAGACCATATAAATTTGTCGTCCTCTCCGACCACGGCCAGAGTAACGGAGCGACATTCAAGCAGAGATACGGATTGACTCTGGGAGATTACGTGAGAAGGCTTCTTCCAGACGACATGATGGTGTACAATGAATCCAAATACATTTCAGATCACTTCAGGGATGCATTCATTCCCGAAAACAAGCAGATCGGAACATTAATCGATAAGGTGGATGATATTAAACATACTGACTTCTTTTCATCACAGATTGACAGCGTGAAAGAGAAAAGACCCGATTTCATCAACATTGAGCGCCTGGAGGAATACAGGGAAAAGTACCCTGACAGCCTGGAATACATTAAAAAGCATGAAAGCAAGGAGGAAACCACCAAAAAAGCAAAGGATTCCGAACTGATAGTTCTGGGTTCCGGAAACCTAGGGCTGATTTATCTGACCCAGTGGAAAAGAAGATTGAGCTATGAGGAAATGGTTACCCTATTTCCCGACCTGATACCTGGCCTTGTAAGGCATCCGGGAATCGGATTCATTTTAGTCAAGTCATACACCAACGGACCTATGGCAATAGGCCCCAACGGCATATATTACTTGAGAACCAACAAGATTATCGGCGAAAATCCTTTAAAAGACTTTGGTGAAAACGCCGCAATGCATTTAAAAAGGCATGACACATTCAATAACATGCCGGACATTCTTGTAAACAGCTTTTATGATGCCGAAAGCGATGAGGTCTGCGCATTCGAGGAACTGATAGGAAGCCACGGAGGCCTTGGCGGAAGCCAGACAAGACCGTTCATTATGTATCCTTCAGAATGGCAAGACCCCGGCGAATTAATCGGTGCAAAATCAATTTACGATTTTTTAAAAAGGGAGATGGATGAGCTGAAGAATGCTTAA